The following proteins come from a genomic window of Anaerobutyricum hallii:
- the eutJ gene encoding ethanolamine utilization protein EutJ → MNDYNNVLVGFSELIKNEEFRPYEGDLRLGVDLGTANIVVSVVDSNNTPIAGASYPSTVVRDGIVVDFMGASRAVRNMKAKLEDLMGVEFYEAATAVPPGIISGNVKVISNVVESVGLDVINVVDEPTAAASVLGITNGAVVDVGGGTTGISILKDGEVIFTADEPTGGTHMTLVLAGSLGCSFEEAERIKKDPKQEMLVFPVVKPVIEKMAAIVARFIQGYDVDVIYVVGGACSFKKFESVFEKETGVKTIKPKEPLLVTPLGIAMNCNKQ, encoded by the coding sequence ATGAACGATTACAATAACGTTTTAGTTGGATTTTCGGAGCTTATCAAAAATGAAGAATTTCGTCCCTATGAAGGGGATTTGAGATTGGGTGTCGATCTTGGAACCGCCAACATTGTAGTATCTGTTGTAGATTCCAATAACACACCAATTGCCGGGGCCTCCTATCCGTCCACGGTTGTACGGGATGGAATCGTTGTGGATTTCATGGGTGCATCCAGAGCGGTCAGAAATATGAAAGCCAAGCTGGAAGACCTGATGGGAGTGGAGTTTTACGAAGCTGCCACAGCTGTTCCGCCGGGAATTATTTCTGGAAACGTAAAGGTAATTTCTAACGTAGTTGAATCTGTTGGACTGGATGTAATCAATGTTGTTGATGAACCAACTGCCGCCGCTTCTGTTCTTGGTATTACAAATGGAGCAGTAGTGGATGTCGGTGGTGGAACAACCGGTATCAGTATTCTCAAAGATGGAGAGGTTATCTTTACTGCAGATGAGCCTACAGGTGGAACACACATGACTCTGGTTCTTGCTGGAAGTCTTGGATGCTCCTTTGAAGAGGCCGAGAGAATCAAAAAAGATCCGAAACAGGAAATGCTGGTATTTCCTGTGGTTAAACCGGTAATTGAAAAGATGGCAGCAATCGTTGCCCGTTTTATCCAGGGATACGATGTGGACGTTATTTATGTAGTAGGCGGTGCCTGCAGCTTTAAAAAGTTCGAGAGTGTTTTTGAGAAGGAAACTGGGGTTAAGACGATTAAGCCGAAAGAACCTTTACTGGTTACTCCATTAGGAATTGCCATGAACTGCAATAAGCAATAG
- a CDS encoding phosphotransferase: protein MIILTKENILSYIKEHVPSLQLKEPVKVSMIGEGDLGEDVEGDGYCNYVFRVSDADGHSYIIKQSTEQLKRRGRALTPTRNRFEYEIMELRAKIVPQYVPALYLGDPENNVFIMEDVSNLKLIRFQMNKNHLFPELAKQGAQYLAATHFYTSEFYLPTEEYRKLLAHFMNAELRVVMENGIFLNIFGADQYDPACGPEFEEYCKSIRFDPNLEFQRYKLRHLFMSKSETLIHGDFHTSNIFADDTHLKVIDMEYTFGAPFSYDLGFIIANIISQACSAAVRPFDTETHRKNYVAYLISLIEMLYTYYIQFFFEYWEKDAKLEYKITNGYKESLALDILRECFGFAACVNFSRVCGDMDTADFDCIKDNTLRTKAKFASVTIDKILFEKWDSYNDVKEVIEDIVNVLF, encoded by the coding sequence ATGATTATTCTTACAAAGGAAAATATTCTTTCTTATATAAAAGAGCATGTGCCTTCCCTGCAGTTAAAAGAGCCGGTTAAAGTTTCTATGATTGGAGAAGGCGACCTCGGTGAAGACGTGGAAGGAGACGGTTACTGTAACTACGTTTTTCGCGTCAGTGATGCCGATGGACATTCTTACATTATAAAGCAGTCCACAGAACAATTAAAACGGCGTGGGCGTGCCCTCACTCCGACTCGTAACCGTTTCGAGTACGAGATTATGGAACTTAGGGCAAAGATTGTTCCGCAGTATGTTCCCGCTCTGTATCTTGGCGACCCGGAAAACAATGTATTTATTATGGAAGATGTTTCAAATCTAAAGCTCATTCGTTTCCAAATGAATAAAAATCATCTTTTCCCGGAACTGGCAAAGCAGGGCGCACAGTATCTTGCTGCCACACATTTTTATACTTCAGAATTCTATCTTCCAACAGAAGAATACCGCAAGCTTCTCGCACATTTTATGAACGCAGAACTGCGTGTTGTTATGGAGAACGGCATCTTCCTCAATATTTTCGGAGCAGATCAGTACGACCCTGCCTGCGGTCCGGAATTTGAAGAATATTGCAAGTCAATTCGCTTTGACCCAAATCTTGAATTCCAGAGATATAAACTGCGCCATCTCTTTATGAGCAAGTCAGAAACACTGATTCATGGCGACTTCCATACTTCCAATATCTTTGCAGATGATACACATTTGAAAGTTATCGATATGGAATATACCTTTGGTGCACCGTTTTCATACGATCTCGGATTCATCATTGCAAATATTATTTCTCAGGCCTGCTCCGCAGCTGTCCGCCCATTTGATACGGAAACGCATCGAAAGAACTATGTCGCTTATCTCATCTCCCTTATCGAGATGCTCTATACTTACTATATTCAGTTCTTCTTTGAATACTGGGAAAAAGATGCGAAGCTTGAATATAAGATTACAAACGGCTACAAAGAAAGCCTTGCACTTGATATCTTACGAGAATGCTTTGGCTTTGCCGCCTGCGTAAACTTCAGCCGCGTATGTGGTGATATGGATACAGCCGACTTTGACTGCATCAAAGATAATACACTCCGCACAAAGGCGAAATTTGCTTCTGTTACGATCGATAAGATTCTGTTTGAAAAATGGGATTCTTATAATGATGTTAAAGAAGTCATTGAAGATATTGTAAATGTATTATTCTAG
- a CDS encoding flavoprotein produces the protein MNRKEFEEALMSTIVEYISDQVILRYAQACKKATVLFSGALIGYKDAVTSLNELKKDGWTLTAVLSKAAGEVITEERIKNDIDPDAIYVEGAPVNGRQIVDDSQFVIIPSLTINTAAKVANCISDNLLTNMISRAMATGKPIVAAIDGCCPDNKVREQLGFKVTEAYKAKMRHNLEDMLAYGITLTTDYSLCSKVNEVFSAKISLPALDNSKPAPKKERIVSAKMEPAVQSVSQPVKKAGATGSVKLDKKVIGRVDIAKNARFKTIVVRQDALVTGLAKDEALNRGITIVKE, from the coding sequence ATGAATAGAAAAGAATTTGAAGAAGCGCTTATGTCAACCATTGTGGAATACATTTCAGATCAGGTCATCTTACGATACGCACAGGCCTGTAAGAAGGCAACTGTTCTTTTCTCTGGAGCTTTGATCGGATATAAGGATGCAGTAACATCCTTAAATGAACTGAAAAAAGACGGCTGGACATTGACAGCAGTACTGTCAAAGGCAGCAGGAGAAGTAATTACAGAAGAACGTATCAAAAATGACATTGATCCGGATGCCATTTATGTTGAGGGCGCTCCGGTTAACGGCAGACAGATTGTAGACGACAGTCAGTTTGTAATTATTCCGTCCCTGACAATTAATACAGCCGCAAAGGTTGCAAATTGTATCAGTGATAATCTTCTTACCAATATGATTTCCAGAGCGATGGCTACAGGAAAGCCAATCGTGGCAGCAATTGATGGCTGCTGTCCGGATAACAAGGTAAGAGAGCAGTTAGGCTTTAAAGTAACAGAAGCTTATAAAGCGAAAATGCGGCATAATCTTGAAGATATGCTCGCATACGGAATCACATTGACTACAGACTATAGTCTGTGCAGTAAAGTAAATGAAGTTTTCTCTGCAAAGATTTCTCTTCCGGCACTGGATAACAGTAAGCCAGCACCAAAAAAAGAGAGAATTGTTTCCGCAAAGATGGAGCCGGCAGTACAGTCAGTAAGCCAGCCTGTTAAAAAAGCGGGAGCAACCGGTAGTGTAAAACTTGATAAAAAAGTAATCGGCAGAGTCGATATAGCAAAGAATGCGAGATTTAAAACAATCGTTGTAAGACAGGATGCATTAGTTACCGGTCTTGCAAAAGACGAAGCTTTAAATCGCGGAATTACGATTGTAAAAGAGTAA
- a CDS encoding glycerol dehydratase reactivase beta/small subunit family protein, whose product MEGSNTVIDNRPSVKVFYDCDHLSEADFVSVLLGIEEEGIPYDVQAEHCSSVLELAHNASLNSRLGVGVGISKEGVVLQHEKLDKAAPLFKIKLYQTELFRKIGANAARLVKKMPFKVLD is encoded by the coding sequence ATGGAAGGAAGCAATACAGTAATTGATAACAGACCTTCAGTGAAAGTTTTTTATGACTGTGATCACCTTTCTGAAGCTGATTTTGTCAGTGTCCTTCTTGGAATCGAAGAGGAAGGCATCCCCTATGATGTTCAGGCAGAGCATTGCAGTTCCGTATTAGAACTTGCACATAATGCCAGCTTGAATTCAAGATTAGGGGTGGGCGTTGGTATCAGCAAAGAAGGCGTTGTTCTTCAGCATGAGAAGCTGGATAAGGCGGCCCCTCTTTTTAAGATTAAGTTATATCAGACAGAGCTGTTCCGGAAAATCGGCGCTAATGCCGCAAGACTGGTAAAGAAAATGCCATTCAAAGTTCTGGATTAA
- a CDS encoding BMC domain-containing protein yields MRKAVGFVEIKSIPVGIQTADEMVKAGNVELLLSTPICPGKYVIIVGGHVGPVKAAMSKAELVSGIYLIDTHILDNIREEVLPAIAGVTPTQQIQAVGAIETISALTAIIAADTAVKASKVSIVDLRIARGLGGKGYLVITGEVSSVRSAVNACLAKLGISGEVTSTSIIPRPHPQIVESLLK; encoded by the coding sequence GTGAGAAAAGCAGTTGGATTCGTAGAAATTAAAAGCATTCCTGTTGGTATCCAGACAGCAGATGAAATGGTTAAAGCAGGTAATGTAGAATTATTACTGTCTACACCAATTTGTCCTGGTAAATATGTAATTATTGTTGGCGGACATGTAGGTCCTGTAAAAGCTGCTATGAGCAAAGCTGAACTCGTAAGCGGAATTTACTTAATCGACACACATATCCTTGACAATATTCGTGAAGAAGTTCTCCCAGCTATTGCTGGAGTAACTCCAACTCAGCAGATCCAGGCAGTTGGCGCAATTGAGACAATTTCCGCTTTAACAGCAATTATTGCAGCCGATACAGCAGTAAAGGCTTCCAAAGTCAGCATCGTTGACTTAAGAATTGCCAGAGGTTTAGGCGGTAAAGGATACTTAGTAATCACAGGAGAAGTATCCTCTGTAAGATCAGCAGTTAATGCATGTCTTGCAAAATTAGGAATCAGTGGAGAAGTAACATCTACTTCAATTATTCCACGTCCACATCCACAGATTGTTGAAAGTTTATTGAAGTAA
- a CDS encoding phosphotransferase: MITLSKENVVDYVKSRLDFFNPDGDIKVSAIGEGSVEEDGDGFINFVYRVSDGEHHLIVKQSTLEARSKGSFTLDLNRYKLEYDAMKICAAIVPDLIPKLYDCDEENRVFITEDVSYLRISRFQLLKGVTYPKLADQIARYMAATQFYTSEYYLDTKCFRDLSVHFMNTTMRKIMEVGMFLTSVTPEDTVGRPLDPEFITFSKRICADPAVLLARQKLRHLFMSKGECLIHCDLHTSNIFASQTEAKVIDMEYSFFGPFAYDMGYFTANFIAQYAAAAFRPFETEEARKEFKAYCLFMIRETYVKYCEYFTQYCKEDCKPEYQNIPGLAEDFCLTALREFIGFAASAMLGRICDLIPYPDYDDIDDYVQRHNAKCFSIILNREMLVKWESYNSIDEFIQDILTIEEIYCRNIKDLKL; the protein is encoded by the coding sequence TTGATTACACTATCAAAGGAGAATGTCGTTGATTATGTGAAGTCAAGGCTCGATTTTTTTAATCCAGATGGAGACATTAAAGTTTCTGCAATTGGAGAAGGTAGTGTAGAAGAAGACGGAGATGGTTTTATTAACTTTGTCTATCGTGTTTCTGACGGAGAGCATCATTTAATTGTAAAGCAGTCTACTTTGGAAGCTCGTTCTAAGGGTAGCTTCACTTTGGATTTAAACCGCTATAAGCTGGAATACGATGCCATGAAGATCTGTGCTGCGATCGTACCAGATCTGATTCCGAAGTTATATGACTGTGATGAGGAGAATCGTGTATTTATTACAGAAGATGTTTCCTATCTTCGAATCTCCCGCTTCCAGCTTTTAAAGGGTGTTACTTATCCAAAGCTTGCAGACCAGATTGCAAGATATATGGCAGCAACACAGTTTTACACATCTGAATATTATTTAGATACAAAGTGTTTTCGTGATCTGAGTGTTCATTTCATGAATACAACTATGCGAAAGATTATGGAAGTCGGCATGTTCCTTACAAGTGTAACACCGGAGGATACCGTCGGACGACCTCTTGATCCTGAATTCATTACATTTTCCAAGAGAATCTGTGCAGACCCTGCTGTTCTCTTAGCAAGACAAAAACTGAGACATCTTTTTATGTCTAAGGGAGAATGCCTGATTCACTGCGACCTGCATACCTCCAATATTTTTGCCAGCCAGACTGAAGCAAAGGTAATCGACATGGAGTATTCCTTCTTCGGACCTTTTGCTTATGATATGGGATATTTTACCGCGAACTTTATCGCACAGTATGCTGCCGCTGCTTTCCGTCCATTTGAGACAGAAGAGGCTCGTAAGGAATTTAAAGCATACTGCCTGTTTATGATTCGTGAAACCTATGTGAAATATTGTGAATATTTCACACAGTACTGCAAAGAAGATTGCAAGCCTGAGTACCAGAATATTCCGGGGCTTGCCGAAGACTTCTGCCTGACAGCTCTTCGCGAGTTTATCGGCTTTGCTGCAAGTGCAATGCTTGGTCGTATCTGCGATCTTATTCCATATCCGGATTACGATGATATTGACGATTATGTACAGCGTCACAACGCTAAATGTTTCTCTATCATTTTAAACAGGGAAATGCTTGTAAAATGGGAATCTTATAATTCTATTGATGAATTTATTCAGGACATCCTTACTATAGAAGAAATCTACTGTAGAAATATTAAAGATTTGAAATTATAA
- a CDS encoding aldehyde dehydrogenase family protein encodes MNIDVELIEKVVKKVLNDVETGSCESEYGYGIFDTMDEAIEASAKAQKEYMNHSMADRQRYVEGIREVVCTKENLEYMSKLAVEESGMGAYEYKVIKNRLAAVKSPGVEDLTTEALSGDDGLTLVEYCPFGVIGAIAPTTNPTETVICNSIAMLAGGNTVVFSPHPRSKGVSIWLIKKLNAKLEELGAPRNLIVTVKEPSIENTNIMMNHPKVRMLVATGGPGIVKAVMSTGKKAIGAGAGNPPVVVDETADIEKAAKDIVNGCSFDNNLPCIAEKEVIAVDQIADYLIFNMKNNGAYEVKDPEIIEKMVDLVTKDRKKPAVNFVGKSAQYILDKVGIKVGPEVKCIIMEAPKDHPFVQIELMMPILPIVRVPNVDEAIDFAVEVEHGNRHTAMMHSKNVDKLTKMAKEIETTIFVKNGPSYAGIGVGGMGYTTFTIAGPTGEGLTSAKSFCRKRRCVLQDGLHIRMK; translated from the coding sequence ATGAATATCGATGTTGAATTAATTGAAAAAGTCGTTAAAAAAGTTTTAAACGATGTTGAGACTGGCTCCTGCGAAAGTGAATATGGATATGGTATCTTTGATACTATGGATGAAGCAATCGAAGCTTCCGCAAAAGCACAGAAAGAATATATGAACCATTCCATGGCTGACAGACAGAGATACGTTGAAGGTATCAGAGAGGTTGTTTGTACAAAAGAAAACCTTGAGTACATGAGTAAGCTCGCAGTAGAAGAAAGTGGAATGGGTGCTTATGAATATAAAGTAATCAAAAACCGTTTAGCAGCAGTTAAATCCCCAGGTGTTGAAGATTTAACAACAGAAGCTTTATCAGGTGATGACGGACTTACATTAGTTGAGTACTGTCCATTCGGTGTAATTGGTGCTATCGCTCCTACAACAAACCCTACAGAAACAGTTATCTGTAACTCCATCGCAATGCTCGCTGGTGGAAACACTGTAGTATTCAGCCCACATCCACGTTCAAAAGGCGTTTCCATCTGGTTAATTAAAAAACTGAACGCTAAATTAGAAGAACTGGGCGCTCCTAGAAACTTAATCGTAACTGTAAAAGAGCCATCTATCGAAAATACAAACATCATGATGAACCATCCAAAGGTTCGTATGCTTGTTGCTACAGGTGGTCCTGGAATCGTTAAAGCAGTTATGTCCACAGGTAAGAAAGCTATCGGAGCTGGTGCTGGTAACCCTCCAGTAGTAGTAGATGAGACAGCTGATATCGAAAAAGCAGCAAAAGACATCGTTAACGGATGTTCTTTCGATAACAACCTTCCATGTATCGCAGAGAAAGAAGTTATCGCTGTAGATCAGATCGCTGACTACTTAATCTTCAACATGAAGAACAATGGCGCATACGAAGTAAAAGATCCTGAAATCATCGAAAAGATGGTTGATCTTGTAACAAAAGACAGAAAGAAACCAGCTGTTAACTTCGTAGGTAAGAGCGCACAGTACATCCTTGACAAAGTTGGAATCAAGGTTGGACCAGAAGTTAAATGTATCATCATGGAAGCTCCTAAGGATCATCCATTCGTACAGATCGAGTTAATGATGCCTATCCTTCCTATCGTTCGTGTTCCTAACGTAGACGAAGCTATTGACTTCGCTGTAGAAGTAGAACATGGTAACAGACATACAGCTATGATGCATTCTAAGAATGTAGATAAACTTACAAAGATGGCAAAAGAAATCGAAACAACTATTTTCGTAAAGAATGGCCCATCTTATGCAGGTATCGGTGTTGGCGGAATGGGATATACAACATTCACAATTGCCGGACCTACAGGTGAAGGTTTAACATCTGCTAAATCATTCTGCCGTAAGAGAAGATGTGTATTACAGGACGGTCTCCATATCAGAATGAAATAA
- a CDS encoding SLBB domain-containing protein — MEKNLIDIIAKSGIVGAGGAGFPTHVKMNAKAEYVIINGAECEPLLRVDQQLMAVETKKILDALKLCMEAVGADKGVIALKGHYEAAINSFNQLLGEYEGISLHLLPNFYPAGDEQITVYEVTGRIVPEGGIPLQCGVIVSNVETMLNIYNAYFEDKPVTDSYVTFAGEVKNHITLKLPLGMTVKEALDLAGGVTVNGPYVVINGGPMMGKHVALDSKITKTTKGLIVLPEDHPLIQDVKLPIPKMLHMAKAACCHCSMCSEVCPRHLIGHRIEPNKTIRFASYGSLCDGSDTPMIAFLCSECRLCQYACIMNLQPWKVNHELKGIMAKQGIKSTLHNQPESVHPMREYKRFPIKKLIARLGLTQYNVPAPLTELTTEIDHVSIPVGQHIGAPAVPCVSVGDTVAKGDVIAQPAEGKLGACIHASISGTVKAIADGCISIEK, encoded by the coding sequence ATGGAAAAAAACCTTATTGATATCATTGCAAAATCCGGTATCGTTGGTGCCGGTGGTGCAGGTTTTCCTACTCATGTAAAAATGAATGCTAAGGCTGAATATGTCATCATTAATGGTGCTGAATGTGAACCGTTATTAAGAGTCGATCAGCAGCTTATGGCCGTTGAGACAAAGAAAATTCTTGATGCATTAAAGCTCTGCATGGAAGCAGTAGGTGCAGACAAGGGTGTAATTGCCTTAAAAGGTCACTATGAAGCAGCAATTAACAGCTTTAACCAGCTCTTGGGAGAGTATGAAGGCATCAGCCTTCATCTCCTTCCAAACTTCTATCCAGCTGGTGATGAACAGATTACAGTATACGAAGTTACGGGAAGAATTGTACCAGAAGGTGGAATTCCTCTACAGTGTGGAGTTATCGTTTCCAATGTAGAGACCATGCTTAATATTTACAATGCTTACTTTGAAGACAAACCAGTTACAGATTCTTATGTGACATTTGCCGGTGAAGTAAAGAATCACATTACATTGAAACTGCCACTTGGTATGACAGTAAAAGAAGCATTAGACCTCGCTGGAGGAGTTACCGTAAATGGACCATATGTCGTAATTAACGGCGGTCCTATGATGGGTAAACATGTTGCGTTAGATTCTAAGATTACAAAAACAACAAAAGGCTTAATCGTATTACCGGAAGATCATCCATTAATTCAGGATGTAAAACTTCCAATACCTAAGATGCTTCATATGGCAAAAGCTGCATGTTGTCACTGTAGTATGTGTTCAGAAGTATGTCCTCGTCATCTGATCGGACATAGAATTGAACCAAACAAGACTATCAGATTTGCAAGCTACGGAAGCTTATGCGATGGTTCTGATACACCAATGATCGCATTCTTATGTTCAGAATGTCGTCTTTGCCAGTATGCATGTATCATGAACCTCCAGCCTTGGAAGGTAAATCATGAACTGAAAGGTATCATGGCAAAACAGGGTATTAAGAGTACATTGCATAACCAGCCAGAATCAGTACATCCAATGAGAGAGTACAAACGATTCCCTATTAAGAAGTTAATTGCTCGTCTTGGACTGACTCAGTATAATGTGCCAGCTCCTCTGACAGAATTAACAACAGAGATAGATCACGTATCTATTCCTGTAGGACAGCACATCGGCGCACCTGCAGTTCCATGTGTAAGTGTTGGTGATACCGTTGCAAAAGGCGATGTGATCGCTCAGCCTGCAGAAGGTAAATTAGGTGCTTGTATTCATGCTAGTATCAGCGGTACAGTCAAAGCAATCGCTGACGGTTGTATCTCAATCGAAAAATAA
- a CDS encoding EutN/CcmL family microcompartment protein: protein MYLGKVIGTVVSTVKAPSLTGSKFLIVEKINQDLTAKKQTEIAVDTVGAGDGETVIVVGGSSARMSDGKKTDLPVDAAIVGIVDTVEISQC, encoded by the coding sequence ATGTATTTAGGTAAAGTGATTGGTACAGTAGTTTCTACTGTTAAGGCTCCAAGCCTGACCGGCAGTAAGTTTCTTATCGTTGAAAAGATCAATCAGGATCTTACAGCAAAGAAACAGACAGAAATTGCTGTTGATACTGTTGGAGCCGGCGATGGTGAAACCGTAATTGTCGTAGGCGGAAGCTCCGCACGTATGTCAGATGGTAAAAAGACTGACCTGCCAGTAGATGCTGCGATTGTCGGCATTGTCGATACCGTAGAAATATCACAGTGTTAA
- a CDS encoding cob(I)yrinic acid a,c-diamide adenosyltransferase: MSNIYTKTGDKGTTGLYGGSRVDKDSLNVDAYGTVDEAISSLGVAYTLTDSPEIKEYINHIQKRMFQAGAELASDARGMEMLKDKIGEADIKYLENIIDKSTEVNGLMREFVVPGVNPSSAALHVSRTIVRRAERIMTALAKQVPVREELRKYINRLSDACFAMARLEEARAKDQEIEELKDTVRQVVETLGSMRKEENSMDMSMESLKKMAGFIEEKAKEIGVPVAFSAVDEGGNLLYFQRMEGTLLISTKVSQDKAYTACALKCPTCDLADVTKPGESLWSLHNSGDGRIICFGGGYPIKKDGKVIGAIGVSGGTAEEDMAVATYALEKMQGGKA; encoded by the coding sequence ATGTCAAATATTTATACAAAAACAGGTGATAAAGGAACAACGGGTCTGTATGGTGGTTCCAGAGTTGACAAAGATAGTTTAAACGTTGATGCTTACGGAACTGTCGATGAAGCAATCTCTTCTTTGGGAGTTGCCTATACCCTGACTGATTCACCGGAAATAAAAGAATATATTAATCATATTCAGAAGAGGATGTTCCAGGCAGGTGCTGAATTAGCCAGTGATGCAAGAGGAATGGAAATGCTCAAAGATAAGATCGGGGAAGCTGATATCAAGTACCTCGAAAATATCATTGATAAATCCACCGAAGTGAACGGGCTGATGCGAGAATTCGTAGTACCTGGAGTTAATCCTTCCTCCGCAGCCTTACACGTTTCAAGAACAATTGTAAGACGCGCAGAGAGAATAATGACAGCACTGGCAAAACAGGTTCCTGTTCGTGAGGAGTTACGCAAGTATATCAATCGTTTATCCGATGCATGCTTTGCAATGGCTCGTCTCGAAGAGGCAAGAGCAAAAGATCAGGAGATCGAAGAATTAAAAGACACAGTGAGACAGGTAGTTGAAACCTTAGGATCTATGAGAAAGGAAGAAAACAGCATGGATATGTCAATGGAAAGCTTGAAAAAGATGGCTGGATTCATAGAAGAAAAGGCAAAAGAAATTGGTGTTCCAGTTGCATTTTCCGCAGTAGATGAAGGTGGAAACTTATTATACTTCCAGCGCATGGAAGGAACCCTTTTGATCAGTACAAAGGTGTCTCAGGATAAAGCATACACTGCCTGTGCTTTAAAGTGTCCGACATGTGATCTTGCTGATGTGACGAAACCAGGTGAGAGCCTGTGGAGTCTTCATAATTCTGGTGATGGCAGAATTATTTGTTTTGGAGGCGGATACCCGATCAAGAAAGATGGCAAAGTAATCGGAGCTATCGGAGTAAGTGGTGGTACCGCTGAAGAGGATATGGCAGTAGCGACATACGCATTAGAAAAAATGCAAGGAGGAAAAGCATAA
- a CDS encoding BMC domain-containing protein, giving the protein MSNNKCLGFIETFGLAACVAAADAAVKSANVRLLGYEYAKGGGMCTVKVEGNVGACRAAIAAGKKAAEAVNGSLSGTKSTLLKARPADGMRELLVDNRETVGGDIALAEGYRPKGDTKKPVLVKNWKPKTEPEVEVVTEEAPEPPVVEESEEEEPTSEEPETEEVKEEAPVEEPKAEEPAEEPPVEEAPVEEAPVEEPKAEEPAPEAPAEETPVEKPETEEAAPEETETKKDSDKKAEPSKGKTSTGNRRSRSRRKKNTDNNDNK; this is encoded by the coding sequence GTGTCTAACAATAAATGTCTTGGTTTCATCGAAACCTTTGGTTTAGCTGCCTGTGTGGCAGCAGCAGATGCGGCTGTTAAGTCTGCTAATGTAAGACTGCTTGGTTATGAATATGCAAAAGGCGGCGGAATGTGTACTGTAAAAGTAGAAGGTAACGTCGGAGCATGTAGAGCAGCAATCGCAGCAGGTAAGAAAGCAGCAGAAGCAGTTAACGGTTCATTAAGTGGAACAAAGAGTACACTGTTAAAGGCAAGACCGGCAGACGGCATGAGAGAATTACTCGTAGACAACAGAGAAACTGTTGGTGGAGATATCGCTCTTGCAGAAGGTTATCGTCCAAAGGGAGATACTAAGAAACCGGTACTTGTAAAGAACTGGAAACCAAAAACAGAACCAGAGGTTGAGGTAGTAACTGAGGAAGCACCTGAACCGCCTGTAGTGGAAGAATCCGAAGAAGAAGAGCCGACATCAGAAGAACCTGAAACGGAAGAGGTCAAAGAGGAAGCTCCTGTAGAGGAACCAAAAGCAGAAGAACCTGCAGAGGAACCTCCTGTAGAAGAAGCTCCAGTGGAAGAAGCTCCTGTAGAAGAGCCGAAGGCAGAAGAACCTGCACCGGAAGCTCCGGCAGAAGAGACTCCAGTAGAGAAACCGGAAACAGAGGAAGCAGCACCTGAAGAGACTGAAACGAAGAAAGATTCTGATAAAAAAGCAGAACCTTCTAAAGGAAAGACTTCAACAGGAAATAGAAGAAGCAGATCCAGAAGAAAAAAGAACACCGATAATAACGATAACAAATAA